In Setaria viridis chromosome 5, Setaria_viridis_v4.0, whole genome shotgun sequence, the genomic stretch AAAGCAACTTGCATTTTGGGTCGGAGGGAGAATTTTCCTCTCGGCTTCACTGGCTCCAAGTCATCAATTCACCAATAATGGAAGCTCAGCAAGTTATGCAACAGGCGATCACCTTTCACATGCCCCTATCTCGATGAGAGCTAATTTgacattttgtacatttttgCTCAATTTGTGTTCCCATATTTAATGACTTTGGGAACAAAACAAGCCAGCACAAATGGCAAGCGACAACTGAAAGAAAGCTGACCGGCCATACCAGACCAGCATAAACCAGAAAGACGTTGACACGGAAGAAGCGTGATCGACTCGCTAGTTGCTAGTGTAATATAACCCTGCcctattttttcttctcatcacaAAGACACGAACACCCTGTTTACTTCCTTTTCAATAATCGTCCACACAAACTACGAGCAAGCATCTACAGACCTGGGCCATGAAACCACAAAAACCCACATGTTGAATCACAAGCAACAAGATTATTCCGTTCATCTGGACTATAAGCTAGCAAATTTCATAAATGACCCAAAAACGCAAGCAAATACGCAATGTGAAAACAATACTTGCAGGACAAAATCACAGATTCATCTATAGACACTTTGCATGGGAAAAATGTATATCTGAaggaggggaagggaggagcGAGGGAAGGAGACGCGAACCTTGGAGAGGTCGAGAGGGGAGCGGACCGACGGTTGCCGCGGCGAAGGGCCGGCGACAGCGGCGACCGGGTCCTAGGGAAGAGTGGAGAGAGCGCTCTGCGAGACCGGGCGCTGGcgagcggcgacgacgaggccgcGTCGGCGCGCGCGAGGGCTTGCGCTAGGGCTTTGGATCAGGTCAGGAACCGCGACgccattctctctctctctcgccggGGAGGACTGGAGCGAGGAGAGGAAAAGGTGATCGACGACGGGGAGATAGACGAATAAGAGAAGAGAGTGCTGCGTAAGCAGATGTGGCCTGGCCCAGTAACACGGCCCATATATAGCTTTATTACGTATATGGAGTGGGCTGGTTTAGGTCTCAGCAATTTGAGATTGACGAAAACATTTTTATCACAAAAAGCGAGATATGATCATATGAAGCTATTCTACTTTTACTAGACACAGTACACACGACGCTCACAAATACAAACTTACATTCACCCTTTGATACATATCTACAGGTATATCGCTGTAAGATGGATACCccatactaaactttagcacctgtcacatcggatatttgatattaattaggagtattaaatatagtctaattacaaaactaattgcacatatggagtctaattcatgatgaatctattaagcctaattagtccataatttgataatgtggtgctacggtaACTATTTGCTATaatgaattaattagccttaatagattcgtctcgcgaattagactccatctgtttTATAATTACTTTTTTCATCCGAACGTCTAATGtgactgctaaaatttagcactcgTATCAAACAGTCCTCCGTGAATTTAGCAAATTTAGCAATCGTATCAAACAGCCCTCCGTGAATTTAGCACTAAATATCAAACAGCCCTCCGTGCTGTCGACCTTCCTGTGCTGCGCCGCGTGTCgccgaaaaaaaaaatagttctcGAGCGGAGCCACGTCACGTCCCACGCGTCGTCGTTGCCCGGGGAAAAAAAGCACCGTCACCTGCTTCGCCGCGTGTCTCCCTCTGCTATCTCCCTCTCTCGCGCGCAcgcctcccacctctctctcctccacttctctcccttcgccgcccctctcctcccccatccgctcgcccctcacctcctGTCtgtggcgaggagcggcggcggggccaggcGTGGCGGCGGCCCGTGGGTGCGACCCGAGGAGCggcccgtggcggcggcggggcaaggcGAGGCGGCGCCCTGCTCCGCGATGAGTAGCGCGGGGGCGGGATGCGGCGTCGGGGACGGtggcgccccccccccccccctctctcggTGCTTTCTCTCTCAGATCCGGCAGGCGCGGGATCCGGCGGCGAGGCATTATTGTTAGTTTTACCAATTATCACTGTCCATTCATAACACAGACCAATATTGAAGACTGTTAATTCTTTCTTATAATCGAAAGTAGTGTAGCGGTACCCTGACCTTCAAAACCTGATTTACTGATGTTCAATTTATTGTAGTTACTTAGCACATGATTTCTAATCAGCTTACTATGGCATATATCTGTAGGTTCTGTAGAGTTCAGTTCAGACTTTTTCAATTTCATACTTGTGAGAGGCAACAGAATTGATGATTGGCTCCAATGGGCCTTAGTTTCAGAGTTATTAGAGGCAACAGCTACTTGAGAGGCCACAGTTCAGACTTCTTTCAGTTTCAATTGAGCGCCAAGTTCTGAACTTCTTTCAGTTTCAATTGAGCGCCAAGTTCTGTAATTGCTGATTTGCATGTTTGGACCTGCAGCCTGTTTAAGTTCTGTTTGTAGACTTATTAACTCAGTGTTTAGTTTTCTGTAAATTTAAGCTCCATCGCCAGCAGGTTATGGTGTGTATCGCCAAGTTATTTGATGTGTATTGCCGTTAAGGATTTCTTAGCTGGATAGTTCCCCAAACAGTAGTCATGTATACCTTCCAATGTTTATCGTTATTTCTTTCCAGCCAGAAGCTCGCGTCCCACAGAATTTTAGATGGGGCGCGGGACCTTAGAACTTTTAGTGATATGATATAAGAAAAGGTTCATCCAAGTTGTCTTTATCATATTGGATATAGTTATAAGAAGTGCATCATCAGTTGCTGAACATCCAGCAGGTTCTTTAATGCTCTGCATTGTTTTGGATGCAGCTGCGTTTTCAGTTAAGGCAGACGTCCTTGCATGTTCCTAATGATACAACATACATGGTTTCCAAAGTtagttgcactattttcctttTCCATCAAATGCAACTTATGTACAATTTGATATGAGAATGAGATTATGAGAACTTTGTTGATTATGAAAACTGTAGTTACTAATAAGCATATTAACAGCATTGACATGGTGACAAGCAAAACAACACCAACGAACCAACCAACAATTTTCAACTACTGTTATTTTTTTAGCAGctgcaaaaaatatataatcatTAAAATATACAATTCTCTTAACACGGGCGTGGCGAAGCGTGCAGATCACCCTAGTACTTGCATGGACCCTTTGAATATATGCACGTAAACGCAACCATATGACTATTTTGAATATATGCACGTAAATTTGAACTGTTCAAGATTGACAGAAGTCTCCGCTATTTACGGGTACATCATCTGCTACCTATAGTACATCATTTACTATTGAAAAATAATGCTAGTTAAATTATAAATTTAGTACATCATTTACTATTGAAAAATAATGCTAgttaaattctaaaataaatttAAGAAAATACGAGCACATTTACCAAATCAAGAATTTACCAAATCAAGAATTCAAGATtcaaggtgtttggataccagctgctaaactttagcagtgtcacatcggatgttcggatcctaattaggaggactaaacatgagttaattataaaactaactaattgcagaaccctgtgctaattcgcgatacgaatctattaagcctaatcaatccatcattaacaaatggttactgtagcaccacattgtcaaatcatggactaattaggcttaatagattcgtctcgtgaattagactccatctgtgcaattagtttgtaattagcctatgtttaatgctcctaattagcatccaaacatccgatgtgaccgtgttaaactttagcagggtgtatccaaacaccccctaaatagaCCAGTCACACACAGCACATGAAACCTTTAGCCAGCTAAATTGTTGATTGAATTTCCTTGAGAATTGAAGTGATATAGATTCTGCTTAGGTGTAAAAAATGCTTTCGAGAGGAGAGAATCAGAGAATAGCATCAACAGCACGTTTACCTCCACGTATCGAAAAGTCAATTTAACACGATTATCACACTTCAAATGGGGAAAAAGGCGGATAGGGGCGGTTACTGGTTGCTTAATCACCCCTATTTGTTTTTAGCAATAGGCATATTCTACCGACATTCATAGCGTACCCAATTAAGGGCCCCTTTATTCTTTGTCTCTTCTTAGGCGTTGGAAATTCATTGCTTAATTAATTAACTAATCCTGCCGATTTATTCTGACCTCGACGTGGAAATGCCCATTGCTTCCACGCTGACACGTCTGAGAATACATAGTAGaacattaaatttttttttgtgtggtTTTTGCCTTTTAGGGCTTTAGGCCAATGGCACCACGTCCTGATGTCCAATCGAGAATTGTTCTTCGTCTTACTGAAattgggggaaaaaaaagaggaagaagtAAGGATTGATTCAAACCTTATCGAGTTATCAACATCTTAATGACTCAGATGCAGCTTTGCAGAGTGTCTTTTATGTGTGATAGATCGAGTGTTTGTCCCGTTGGTAAAGAAGATGTCTATGTTTGAACCTGGAGGGCTGTGTTTAAGGAATGAGGTGGTCTAACATCATCTCACTCAAATTCTTGTTTCAATTGAAAGAATAGCATAGGTTGTTGATCCATCATCAGTTACCACCTCATTCTTCATATGCATGTAATTAGTCTAAACACGAGGAATGAAGTCGTTTCACCAAAATGCATAGGATCATCTTATGATGTGCCGCCCCATCTATGATGAGCTGATTCCTGAAACTAAAAACTCCATTAGGCTTCTATCTCATGCTTTACTTAAAACACCAGACCTCTTAACGTTATTTCTtagagaaaaaaacaaagatcGATTGAATGCTCAGTCTGAAACCATAATCCAATGGTAGGCAACTGGCCATCAATTTGCGCATCATCTATTGAGTACCCATGCTATCTGCTGCCAAAGGATTGTATAGCTTAATTTCTGCTGAATTGATCTTGCAATTAGAGGCTCGATTCCCTGATCACACGTCGTCATTTCAGTTACCGCAATAGAAAATGTTATTATGATACTACCTTTGTTGTTTGGTCAAATATATGCATCATCAGAATTCAGATGGTATTTTCAACTCTCGGTGATCTTGGTGATGTAAACGCTTTTTATTTCGAATTAACTAACTGTAGAATGCTGGCCCGTGGCTCCTCCCAACAGCTAAGATCACAAAAGTAGCAGAACCTCTTGCCAGAATCAGAACATTTCCCGATTAACTAGCCACTTCCACCCCCCCTCACACCTCTAGCTCGCACCGGCCACTTCCTCTaaaagccggccggccggccggctggccggcggTCCTCTATAAAAGCCTCATCTCGCTTGATCAGtcgatcatcatcatcaccgcAACACAgcacgcagcagcagctgaGCAGCAGACTGAGACTACGTACTAGTCGGTCGATCGAGCAAGTGAGGAAGTGAAGTGATCAGCTGATCAGAATAAGCTCGATCGAATCGTCAATGGCGGACGGTGGCGTGGCGAGGCTGGCGTCGCAGCGCGCGGTGGTGATCTTCGGCACGAGCAACTGCTGCATGTGCCACGCGGTGAAGACGCTCTTCTCGGGCCTGGGCGTGAGCTGGGCGGCGTGCGAGCTGGACAAGGAGCCCAAGGGGAAGGACATCGAGAAGTCGCTGGCGCGCATGGTGGGCCGCAGCCCGCCCGTGCCGGCGGTGTTCATCGGCGGCAAGCTCGTCGGCACCACCGACCAGGTCATGGCGCTGCACCTCGGGGGGAAGCTCGTGCCGCTCCTGCGCGAGGCCGGCGCCCTGTGGCTGTGACCTGTGAGCTAACCGATGAtcaactagctagctagctttccATGACTATAATGCTTAATGCGTGTGTGAAGCTTCTTCGACGTGGTCGCGAGTACTACTTCTAACTGCGTGAGGTTGTTATAGTTACGTGCTGCCGCCAGGAGCAACGGCTTCCTCCTGTGATTACACAAGGAATGCCCTGCAAGTTGTAACCGGTCGCGATGAGTACACTGTAAAAGATAAGCATACTATAATTAAGTTTATGACACCTTCTCTACTCGAGGCAACAATTGAATCGATCGGGAACTTCCAGCCGATGGTATGAACAGGTGTGATCACGCGAGGTATTTCAGGTCGGGCGATGACGGCGGGTGCAAAAACATGGCAAGACACGGTGGGAACACTGCCATTGTGGGCGGTGCAGGATCTGCTGGAGGAACGTTACCGAGGTGATGCCAGAGCATCGTtagagggggcggcggtgggacAAGGGACAGAGGCGACTCAGGCGAGGAGTCGCTGGGATACGACGGAGAGGAAGATGGAGGTTGAAGCCGACTCCGTGAGGGTTGGATCCGCATCCGACGACAGGCACCAACGGACTGAAACGTTATTCAGAGGAAATTGATATTTCAACTTAAAAACAAAGGAAATTGACATTTCGGGCCTCCCTAAGGGCCCCTTTGGTAGCTCTCCAAAAACAGCTCTGGAGCCATTTTTGTCTGAGCCGAGCCAAACATATAAAAATGAAACGGCTTCAATGGAGGAGCCCTCCAGAACCGAAGCTCTTTTTGAACTGGGCGCACGGAGCTGGAATTTTTGACTCCAGCGGCTCCATCCCACATGCGCCTGCTTTTTGCCTTGCGTCGCAACAGTCCCGCGCCGCTTTTCACCCCTCCGCACACGTTCCCGCGCCACTTTTTGCCTCGCGTCGCAACAGGCCAACAGCAGCGCCGGCAGCACCgtttaaggaaaaaagaaaaggaaaagaaaaaaaaagaaaaggtgaaggaaaaaagaaaatgactAAGAAAGGATATTATGGGTATTTCATATTTTATCTAACCATTTTAAACTACACGGAAGAGCCGTTTTGTCAAACGGTTTTTCAAAAGGAGGAGTCAAAACCAGAGAACTCACTCCACCAGAGGAGCCGGAGTCCTGCCAAACTGACCCCTAAGTCTATGCATTCTTTCTTGTTGGTGTGGACGTGTGGTGAGAGATCGAATCTGTAACCAAATGGTCGTCACCAGAAGGGAACAAGTATAGTACGTAAACAAGTGGGAGTAGGTTAATCAGGTCAAATCTCTCTGGATTTGGGCTAGCAGCAACCCTCCAAAAAGTGCTGACATGTCGGCTGGCTGCCGTTCGTTGCTGTCCCGTACTCACTCACACCCATGTGTTCCACGATCTGCTGCCACTGGTTTCGGCAGCGTACGCTGTTTCTGCCTGGGCCAGAAAGGCGGCAGAATCGGCGGAAAGCGCGGCGTCGCGGTCCAGGAACGACATGTGGCCCACGCCAGATGAACCGGAGGAGATTCCGCTCCGCCGGGCCGTGCGAACCGTGTGGGGGCGGCCTGGCTGGTGGCCACGACAGCCCCCGCCGCAGGCCTCCTCGCACGACAGCCCGGGTGAGCGAGCCGTGGACGCCCAGCCCAACCGCTAACGTCGCGCGCGTGGCTGCCGGTGCCAACGCCGACGGGCGCCGAGGCAAAACCGCACGACCGCTGCTCTGCCCCGGCAGTCACCccctgccaagtgccaacgtcCCCCGCGTGGCCCACGCCGCCGAGCGGCACGGCTGTCTGCGTGGACAAGAGCGAGCTGCGCGGCTTCCGCGCCGCGTGGCGTGCGGACAGcggccgtgcccgtgcccgtgccgaCCGTCAACCTGTCGAGCGGACTTGCACGGGGCGCGCCATGAACGTATGGTTCAGGCAGTCCTGACACTGGGCGTAGTGGACTGCGGCTGTGTGAGCCTGGTGACGTCCACCGTGCGCGATCCGGTTCTCTCGACGGTTCCTGGCGACACGATCGCTCTGCTTCGCGACTCGACGTGCCGGCCTCTTTCTGTGGCGCCGCGGCATGATCCTATTTCCCAATTTCCAAACCACCGCACCTTTTTTGTTTGACCACCGCACGTATATATCCACGGCTGCCGCCGGGTGCCAATCACAGGCGAACACACGTCGCGCCGCGGGCTCGCCACGGTccgccgggccggcggcggcgttgtcAAATGTCAAGCCCGCCACTACCACCTCGTGCACCGCCTGTCGGTGACCGGCGTGACATGGCCGTCCTTGGCCGCGCGTTCACGTGGCAGCGCGCCGAATCGCCGATGCACCCGTGGAGCCGCCCCGCGCCTCCAGTTCTTTTATCTCGCCGCAGGAGAGGAAGCGGACGAAGCCGGCGACAGCGACCCCGCACGGCATTCCCGTTCCGTGGAAATATCGGCGTGGCCCAGCCAGGAGCTCGAGATGGCGTCGTCGTTTCCTCCGCGGCGCCAACGGTAACTCAAACAGTCAAAAGCTACTGCCAGCACTTTGTTTCACTCTCGCTGTCACTACTCCAGAGGAAAATGACAGCTTGTGCCGTGCAACACCAGTAGGGAAATTCTGTTCCGCCCACGTGTACACGGTGAAGCTGAGGGACAAAATAACAGTAACGGCACTGTATGAGATTTACTGTCTCACCGGTCAGCAGGGGCCTGGCAAGTGAATGAGCTTGATGAGTGGCGCAGTAAACATGGGCCATTTAAAAGCGGAGAGGTGGCAGGCAGCCGAGGAAAGCGGATGTGCCCCAAAGATccccttcccttctctctctctctctctctcatcctcctcctctgcctgccCTGCCTGCCCAGAGCTGACTTTtgctcctccccttctctctcttacCACGCTCGCTTCGCTTTGCCCCCCAGCCTCATGTTCTTCCTCGCCTTCCTGTAGCTTCCACCCCactcccaccgccgccccctccgctcCAGCCGAATCCCCCCACTAGCGCTCCCCAATTGGGCCCTAggcccccgcccgcccgcttAAAAATCCGGTTTTGGGGAGCCTTGCCGCCGCAGATCGGGGGAGACGCTCCCAGTTCATTCGGTCGGGCGGTGTCCGAACCTCCCCCCCCCCGTTCGTTCCTTGGTGGCGCGTCTTCTTCCCGGGGGGTGGTGCTCGGATGAGCTGCTTCGTGTGCTTCGGATCGGCCCAGGATGGGGAGGCCAAGAAGCAAGTCGCCGACGCCAAGGACCCGCGCAAGGACGGGCCGCCGGATCGCGGGGTGGCCAGGGTCGGATCAGGTGCGCGCGTGTGCCGAACTGGATCTCGGAACTGTTCTTCGCTTCTTTGCTGCGGCTTTGAGCTGTGCGGCGTTAGGCTTGGTCGTGTTTTCTTTTCGTTGCTTGCTGCGCGTGAACCATGAGAGTTTGATGGAGAGAAATTAGGTGTGAACCTGCATAGGGGAGATCATTCCGGTAAGCTTAGTGGTTAGGGATCGGCGGAGACAAGCTTTGTGCTGCATTTGGTGGGGGGACAGCACGTGAACGCGTCCTAGTGCTAGGCTCATTTGTGGCTATGACATTTAACTCCATCTCGAGCGTTACCAGCACACGCGTCCGTAGAGAGTGTCTGGAAGCGCGTTAGGCTGGCTGGATACAGATATATAGTACAATACTAGTATTAGTATTTGT encodes the following:
- the LOC117858625 gene encoding putative glutaredoxin-C2 — encoded protein: MADGGVARLASQRAVVIFGTSNCCMCHAVKTLFSGLGVSWAACELDKEPKGKDIEKSLARMVGRSPPVPAVFIGGKLVGTTDQVMALHLGGKLVPLLREAGALWL